The following are encoded in a window of Verrucomicrobiia bacterium genomic DNA:
- a CDS encoding HEAT repeat domain-containing protein, whose amino-acid sequence MNRSHRFVWVTAAAIGFGVISGLVWTQREPRFEGRSVSEWLDAYAVADERPTTSVLRVTGPRQLRDAQTLRPLKDLELEAFVSMGTAAVPALARHVRTGFFDSDRYLKVLAKLPPRAVELFPSPWRRATRRYHATEILLSLGPAAKSAVPALVGGLTSTNSSGSGPIPMGVAIGTTVPLRPFRPQLLLFERERLVEAVCTICGDRQGLEPVLLDIGRRGHFRTLVDLAAAGGWQGPEVAGLLAAAQNDPDPEVRAAAMRLLESAPNLVPRVLNSVLSALKDPDETVRWLAARTIEASSARESEVIAALQMATNDSNAMVRTVTRRTLEKSPNPP is encoded by the coding sequence ATGAATCGCAGTCACCGGTTCGTTTGGGTCACCGCCGCGGCGATCGGCTTTGGTGTCATCTCGGGGCTCGTTTGGACCCAGCGTGAGCCGCGATTTGAAGGCAGATCCGTTAGTGAGTGGCTTGATGCCTATGCGGTGGCGGATGAGCGGCCTACAACTTCTGTGCTCCGGGTGACGGGCCCCCGCCAGCTTCGAGATGCTCAGACCTTGCGGCCGCTGAAGGACCTGGAACTTGAAGCGTTCGTGTCCATGGGGACTGCGGCGGTTCCCGCGTTGGCCCGCCATGTGCGGACAGGATTCTTCGATTCCGATCGGTACTTGAAGGTTCTGGCCAAGCTGCCGCCCCGTGCGGTGGAGCTGTTCCCGAGTCCCTGGCGTCGCGCCACGCGTCGCTACCATGCGACCGAGATTCTTTTGAGCCTTGGGCCCGCTGCGAAGTCCGCAGTACCCGCCTTGGTGGGAGGGCTGACTTCGACCAACTCCTCCGGTTCTGGTCCGATTCCGATGGGTGTTGCCATCGGCACCACGGTGCCTCTCCGTCCATTTCGCCCGCAGTTGTTGCTCTTTGAGCGGGAACGCCTCGTCGAGGCCGTGTGCACGATTTGCGGCGACCGCCAAGGGTTGGAGCCCGTGCTGCTGGACATCGGGCGCCGTGGACATTTCCGGACTCTGGTGGATCTCGCCGCCGCCGGGGGTTGGCAGGGTCCCGAGGTCGCCGGGTTGCTGGCGGCGGCGCAGAATGATCCCGACCCCGAAGTCCGTGCTGCGGCCATGCGGCTCCTCGAATCGGCTCCGAATCTGGTGCCGCGAGTACTGAACAGTGTCCTGAGCGCCCTGAAGGATCCCGACGAAACCGTGCGCTGGCTGGCCGCCCGAACCATCGAGGCCTCAAGCGCCCGAGAGTCCGAAGTGATCGCAGCGCTTCAGATGGCGACGAACGACAGCAATGCGATGGTCCGGACGGTGACTCGCCGCACTTTGGAGAAATCACCGAATCCACCGTGA
- a CDS encoding type II secretion system protein → MHRPTLKSSTVSRPRSPHEGRRPGVHAFTLIELLVVIAIIAILAGMLLPALGRAKSRAQRVTCMNNLKQIGLGMQLWADNNEGKYPWRLDQERGGGRPNGTGNARVNFQFSLVSNELASTRILLCPNDVRRVRATNFASIALTNISYALCNEADDKRPRVILATDRGMSGFDFTGLPNNINCFILSSPETAARTARWRRDVCHGANAGMVVLGDGSAHQWNDSRLVQTLLGYDITTETDDGNLQFYFP, encoded by the coding sequence ATGCACCGGCCGACCCTCAAAAGTTCCACCGTGTCTCGTCCTCGCTCACCCCATGAGGGCCGGCGGCCCGGCGTCCACGCCTTCACGCTCATCGAGTTGCTGGTCGTGATCGCGATCATCGCGATCCTTGCTGGAATGCTCCTGCCGGCGCTCGGCAGGGCCAAGAGCAGGGCGCAGCGCGTCACCTGCATGAACAACCTGAAGCAGATCGGGCTGGGGATGCAGCTTTGGGCCGACAACAATGAGGGAAAGTACCCCTGGAGACTGGACCAGGAGCGGGGCGGCGGAAGGCCAAACGGCACCGGCAACGCCCGCGTGAACTTCCAGTTCTCCCTGGTTTCGAACGAGCTCGCGTCCACCCGGATTCTGCTCTGTCCAAACGACGTGCGCCGCGTGCGGGCCACGAACTTTGCGAGCATCGCGCTGACCAACATCAGCTACGCCCTCTGCAACGAGGCGGACGACAAACGACCCCGCGTCATCCTGGCCACGGACCGGGGCATGAGCGGGTTCGACTTCACGGGACTGCCCAACAACATCAATTGCTTCATCCTGTCCTCACCGGAAACCGCGGCGCGCACCGCCAGATGGCGGCGGGACGTCTGCCACGGCGCCAATGCGGGGATGGTGGTGCTGGGCGACGGTTCGGCCCACCAGTGGAACGACTCCCGTCTCGTGCAGACCCTGCTGGGCTACGACATCACCACGGAGACCGACGACGGGAACCTCCAGTTCTACTTTCCCTGA
- a CDS encoding vanadium-dependent haloperoxidase yields MNKTTLNSQSRSKARWTHLSVAWVMLAAAFSCGAQGIVWYVPNPDYSIARNWNERALEGIRMDTPHPPGQARNLFSFSVCMYDAWAAYDANAVGFVYRGKHTATDVAAARREAISYATYRMMLERHAFSRTATNQATANPAFMTALGYDPENLSRDTSTPAGVGNSIYDAVSAYFLEDGSRQTAGTPFPAANPPVAYPDYPVGHPRRYDFVNPQMNPFLPGINDGNNNTVVDVNVWQRLIVAGSIDQNGFPQNPLQGFLGAQWLWVRSFSLSRTDGDRPWIDPGPPPFLGTDTHAEFLENLVAVIRASSELTTEDGVIVDISPASIGNNSLGANDGHGYTSNPVTGQPYVPNNVLRGDFTRALTEFWADGPSSETPPGHWNSIANHVSDDLTSLRIGGTGPEVDRLEWDVKLYFALNAAVFDAGCAAWSVKRHYNGWRPISAIRFCGGHGQSSDPTLPSFHTNGLPLVPDLIELVTESTVNSGRHAGLTPGKIAVLSWPGQPEFPDEQTSGVRWVHAEDWMTYQKKTFVTPGFPGYISGHSTFSRAAAEVMTAITGSKWFPNGLGVYTLPELVNEVGPTQPVTLQWASYYDAADQVGLSRIWGGIHPPADDLPGRRVGAQAGQSAWALASKFFDGTVADSEIRLAARPLSDGNVELRFNAVRGLFYTIHSAANVEGPYNAGESTIALEASIASTNAPADPQKFHRVSSSLTP; encoded by the coding sequence ATGAACAAAACCACCCTCAATTCCCAGTCTCGATCGAAAGCGCGTTGGACGCATCTCTCCGTCGCGTGGGTCATGCTCGCCGCCGCGTTCAGCTGCGGCGCGCAGGGCATCGTCTGGTACGTCCCCAACCCGGACTACTCCATCGCGCGCAACTGGAACGAACGCGCGCTGGAGGGGATCCGGATGGACACCCCGCATCCTCCGGGCCAGGCCCGCAACCTCTTCAGTTTCTCCGTTTGCATGTATGACGCGTGGGCCGCGTACGACGCCAACGCCGTGGGCTTCGTCTATCGCGGGAAGCACACCGCGACCGACGTGGCGGCCGCGCGGCGCGAGGCGATCAGCTATGCGACGTACCGGATGATGCTGGAGCGCCACGCCTTCTCGCGCACCGCCACGAACCAGGCAACGGCGAATCCAGCCTTCATGACGGCCCTCGGCTACGACCCCGAGAACCTTTCGCGCGACACCAGCACGCCCGCCGGTGTCGGCAATTCCATCTACGACGCCGTCTCGGCCTACTTCCTTGAGGACGGTTCGCGGCAGACGGCGGGAACCCCCTTTCCCGCCGCCAACCCGCCCGTGGCGTATCCCGACTATCCCGTCGGCCACCCGCGCCGCTATGACTTCGTGAACCCGCAGATGAATCCGTTCCTTCCCGGCATTAATGACGGAAACAACAACACGGTTGTGGACGTCAACGTGTGGCAGCGCCTCATCGTCGCCGGCTCCATTGATCAGAATGGCTTTCCGCAGAATCCGCTCCAGGGCTTTCTGGGGGCTCAATGGCTCTGGGTCCGCTCCTTCTCGCTCAGCCGGACCGACGGGGACAGGCCGTGGATTGATCCCGGCCCGCCGCCGTTCCTGGGCACGGATACCCACGCGGAGTTCCTGGAGAATCTCGTCGCGGTGATCCGCGCCAGCAGCGAGCTCACCACCGAGGACGGCGTCATCGTGGACATCTCGCCGGCGAGCATCGGCAACAATTCGCTCGGGGCGAACGACGGTCACGGCTACACCTCCAACCCGGTGACGGGCCAGCCCTATGTGCCCAACAATGTGCTTCGAGGTGACTTCACCCGTGCCCTCACGGAGTTCTGGGCGGACGGTCCGTCGTCCGAAACGCCGCCCGGCCACTGGAACTCGATCGCCAATCACGTATCCGACGATTTGACCTCGCTTCGCATCGGCGGTACCGGGCCCGAAGTGGACCGGCTGGAGTGGGATGTCAAACTCTACTTTGCCCTGAACGCCGCCGTGTTCGACGCAGGCTGTGCGGCATGGAGCGTCAAGCGCCACTACAACGGCTGGCGGCCCATCAGCGCCATCCGGTTCTGCGGTGGCCACGGGCAGTCCAGCGATCCCACGCTGCCCTCCTTTCATACCAATGGCCTGCCATTGGTCCCGGACCTGATCGAGCTGGTCACCGAATCCACGGTGAATTCAGGGCGCCATGCCGGACTCACTCCCGGAAAAATTGCCGTCCTTTCCTGGCCGGGGCAGCCCGAGTTCCCCGACGAACAGACCAGCGGGGTGCGTTGGGTGCACGCCGAGGACTGGATGACCTACCAGAAGAAGACGTTCGTCACTCCAGGCTTCCCGGGCTACATCTCGGGTCACAGCACCTTCAGCCGGGCCGCAGCGGAAGTGATGACGGCGATCACGGGCTCCAAGTGGTTTCCGAACGGCCTCGGCGTCTACACGCTGCCCGAGTTGGTGAACGAGGTCGGCCCGACCCAGCCCGTCACCCTGCAATGGGCCTCCTACTACGACGCCGCGGATCAGGTGGGCCTCTCCCGCATCTGGGGCGGCATCCATCCTCCAGCCGACGACCTCCCCGGCCGCCGCGTCGGGGCGCAGGCCGGACAGAGCGCGTGGGCGCTTGCCAGCAAATTCTTTGACGGCACCGTTGCGGACTCCGAGATCCGCCTTGCCGCCCGCCCGCTGAGCGACGGCAATGTGGAGCTGCGCTTCAACGCTGTCCGGGGACTCTTCTACACGATTCACAGTGCAGCGAACGTGGAGGGCCCCTACAATGCCGGGGAAAGCACCATCGCCTTGGAGGCCTCCATCGCCAGCACGAATGCACCGGCCGACCCTCAAAAGTTCCACCGTGTCTCGTCCTCGCTCACCCCATGA
- a CDS encoding type II toxin-antitoxin system HicA family toxin, with protein sequence MKQPRDLALGELEMALRRTFVHQFTRQSGSHRRLTTQAGGEHHLTLPAHDPLKPGTPRSILSEIASHHHLSVDEVLRRLDL encoded by the coding sequence ATAAAACAGCCACGCGACCTCGCCTTAGGTGAGCTGGAAATGGCGTTGCGCCGGACGTTCGTGCATCAGTTCACCCGGCAGTCCGGCTCTCACCGGCGGCTGACGACTCAAGCCGGTGGCGAGCACCATCTGACCCTTCCGGCCCACGACCCGCTCAAGCCCGGAACCCCGCGCTCCATTCTGAGCGAAATCGCCAGCCATCACCATCTGAGCGTGGACGAAGTACTGAGGCGGTTGGACCTGTAG
- a CDS encoding 2-oxoisovalerate dehydrogenase gives MNEVIFEVREDESEGGFVARALGHSIVTQADTWEALRINVRDAVRCHFDEGKAPPVIRLHRGYDEVLALA, from the coding sequence GTGAACGAAGTAATCTTCGAGGTCCGCGAGGACGAGTCGGAAGGCGGCTTTGTGGCGCGGGCCCTGGGCCATTCCATCGTCACCCAAGCGGACACTTGGGAGGCCCTCCGGATCAACGTCCGGGATGCCGTTCGCTGCCACTTCGATGAAGGCAAGGCGCCGCCGGTCATTCGACTTCACCGTGGATACGATGAAGTGCTGGCTCTGGCATAA
- the aceE gene encoding pyruvate dehydrogenase (acetyl-transferring), homodimeric type has protein sequence MRRPCRVGTPPKSRWTRPGPARSGLALGTRRLWGNLRCLDVNSLTAPSPTGRSSGASRSSAPARPGASLIRLSDSLEDVTETLLTGRSPEQQKFLIADFIEGLRARGHAIPTVTSTPYLNTIPADQEPPYPGDLAIERQIKSYVRWNAMAMVVRANSGDLGVGGHISTYASLATLYEVGYNHFFRGGDGGRTPDFIYFQGHASPGNYARSYVEGRLTEQHLLNFRQELQDHPGLSSYPHPYLMPDYWKFPTVSMGLGPIHSLYQARFSRYLQHRGLIPTENEPRVWCFIGDGETDEPETLGQIAMAGREGLDNLVWVVNCNLQRLDGPVRGNGKIIQELESLFRGAGWNVIKLVWGGNWDDLLARDQTGLLARRMEEVVDGEYQKYVVEPGSYIRKHFFGKYPELLPLVHHLTDDQLKKLMRGGHDSRKVYAAYHFATTKAGGRPTVILAKTVKGYGLGEAGEGRNPSHQQKKLNERELREFRKRFNIPVEDDVIADMPFFRPSPDSPEVRYLLERRRALGGLIPSRDPRAPSLTTPVPKDFPQMLKGLKGASTTKAFVLMLSALLRNRDIGKYVVPIVPDEARTFGMDGLFSEVGIYSSKGQLYDPVDRSNASYYRESKTGQLIEEGINEAGSMADFVAAGTAYCTHGVPMIPFYIYYSMFGFQRVGDQIWLAGDSRARGFLLGATSGRTTLNGEGLQHQDGHSHLVASSVPNLLAYEPAFAYELAVILCDGLRRMVGGQEDVFYYISLHNEDHSHPPMPEGEGVADGILKGFHKCRPGAEGLPHKAQLLGSGAILQQALAAQTLLERYGVSADVWSVTSFKKLRSDALAATRWNRLHPTEPPRRSFLEETVARETGPWIAVSDNLKLVADQIAPWIPGGLTTLGTDGFGRSDSRPSLRRFFEVDAECTAIGVLHALAQRGAIPATTVAQAIRELGVDPDKSSPECV, from the coding sequence ATGCGCCGGCCTTGCCGCGTGGGGACACCACCAAAATCCCGTTGGACGCGCCCCGGGCCTGCGCGCTCAGGACTTGCGCTTGGCACCCGACGGCTTTGGGGTAACCTCCGGTGCTTGGACGTGAATTCCCTCACCGCCCCCTCCCCCACCGGCCGGTCGTCCGGTGCCTCCCGCTCTTCGGCTCCGGCCCGACCCGGCGCCTCCCTCATCCGCCTCAGTGACTCCCTGGAGGACGTCACGGAGACCTTGCTGACCGGCAGATCCCCGGAGCAGCAGAAGTTCCTCATCGCGGACTTCATCGAGGGCCTCCGGGCACGGGGACACGCGATCCCCACGGTCACCTCGACCCCTTATCTCAACACGATCCCCGCAGACCAGGAGCCTCCCTATCCCGGAGACCTGGCGATCGAGCGCCAGATCAAGTCGTACGTGCGGTGGAATGCCATGGCGATGGTGGTTCGCGCCAACTCGGGAGACCTCGGCGTCGGCGGGCACATTTCGACCTATGCGTCCCTGGCGACGCTGTACGAGGTGGGCTACAACCACTTCTTCCGGGGCGGGGACGGGGGCCGCACCCCGGATTTCATCTACTTCCAGGGCCATGCCTCCCCCGGGAACTACGCCCGGTCCTACGTTGAGGGGCGTCTCACGGAGCAGCACCTCCTGAACTTCCGTCAGGAACTCCAGGACCACCCCGGGTTGAGTTCGTATCCGCATCCCTACCTGATGCCGGACTACTGGAAATTTCCGACGGTCTCCATGGGCCTCGGCCCGATCCACTCGCTCTACCAGGCCCGATTCAGCCGTTACCTGCAGCACCGTGGGTTGATCCCCACGGAGAATGAACCGCGCGTCTGGTGCTTCATTGGGGATGGCGAAACGGACGAGCCGGAAACCCTCGGGCAGATCGCCATGGCCGGCCGCGAAGGCCTCGACAACCTCGTCTGGGTGGTCAATTGCAACCTGCAGCGCCTCGATGGACCCGTCCGGGGCAACGGCAAGATCATCCAGGAACTCGAGAGCCTGTTCCGCGGGGCCGGCTGGAATGTGATCAAGCTGGTCTGGGGCGGGAACTGGGACGATCTCCTCGCCCGGGATCAGACCGGTCTGCTGGCCCGGCGCATGGAGGAGGTGGTGGACGGGGAGTACCAGAAGTACGTGGTCGAGCCGGGCAGCTACATCCGGAAGCACTTTTTCGGGAAGTACCCGGAACTCCTCCCGCTGGTGCACCACCTCACGGACGACCAGTTGAAGAAGCTGATGCGGGGCGGCCACGACTCCCGGAAGGTGTATGCCGCCTATCACTTCGCGACGACGAAGGCCGGGGGGCGGCCCACGGTGATCCTCGCGAAGACCGTCAAGGGCTACGGGTTGGGCGAGGCCGGAGAGGGGCGCAATCCAAGCCACCAGCAGAAGAAACTCAACGAGCGGGAGCTGCGCGAGTTTCGCAAGCGGTTCAACATCCCTGTGGAGGACGATGTCATTGCGGACATGCCGTTCTTTCGTCCGTCTCCGGACAGCCCCGAGGTGCGCTATCTGCTGGAGCGGCGTCGCGCCCTCGGCGGGCTGATTCCCTCCCGGGATCCACGGGCTCCGTCCCTGACCACGCCCGTTCCCAAGGACTTCCCGCAGATGCTCAAGGGGCTCAAGGGGGCTTCCACGACCAAGGCATTTGTGCTGATGCTCAGCGCCCTCCTCCGGAACCGCGACATCGGGAAGTACGTGGTGCCGATCGTTCCGGACGAGGCCCGGACCTTCGGCATGGACGGCCTGTTCAGCGAGGTGGGGATCTACAGCTCGAAGGGGCAGCTCTACGACCCGGTGGACCGCAGCAATGCCTCGTACTACCGCGAGTCCAAGACCGGCCAATTGATCGAGGAGGGCATCAATGAGGCGGGTTCCATGGCCGACTTCGTCGCTGCGGGCACGGCGTACTGCACCCACGGGGTGCCGATGATTCCCTTCTACATCTACTACTCGATGTTCGGATTCCAGCGGGTCGGGGACCAGATCTGGCTGGCGGGGGACAGCCGGGCGCGCGGCTTCCTGCTCGGGGCCACCTCGGGGCGCACAACGCTCAATGGCGAAGGGTTGCAGCACCAGGACGGCCACAGTCATCTGGTGGCGTCCAGTGTGCCAAACCTGCTGGCCTACGAGCCCGCATTCGCCTACGAGCTCGCCGTCATCCTCTGCGACGGGTTGCGGCGCATGGTGGGCGGGCAGGAGGATGTTTTCTACTACATCAGCCTCCACAATGAGGACCATTCGCATCCCCCGATGCCCGAGGGCGAAGGGGTGGCTGACGGCATCCTGAAGGGATTCCACAAGTGTCGTCCGGGCGCGGAGGGGCTTCCGCACAAGGCGCAACTTCTCGGTTCGGGAGCCATCCTCCAGCAGGCCCTCGCGGCGCAGACCCTTCTGGAGCGGTATGGCGTGAGTGCGGACGTCTGGAGCGTGACCAGTTTCAAGAAGCTCCGTTCCGACGCCCTGGCCGCCACCCGGTGGAACCGGCTTCATCCCACGGAACCTCCGCGCCGCAGCTTTCTGGAGGAGACCGTGGCCCGGGAAACGGGACCCTGGATTGCGGTCAGCGACAACCTGAAGCTGGTGGCGGATCAGATCGCCCCGTGGATTCCGGGAGGCCTGACCACGCTGGGCACCGACGGGTTCGGTCGCAGTGATTCCCGGCCCAGCCTGCGACGGTTTTTCGAGGTGGACGCCGAATGCACGGCCATCGGGGTGCTCCATGCGCTGGCGCAGCGCGGGGCAATTCCCGCAACAACGGTCGCCCAGGCGATCCGGGAGCTGGGCGTGGATCCGGACAAGTCGTCGCCCGAATGCGTTTAA
- a CDS encoding SPASM domain-containing protein: MRSVESIYYVLSWLCHRRCPHCYEERFRPYHGDALAEVVGGVKDRFSRIIAHFPDTMRYEDPAAAAPGEQVPVRTGRIVLSGGEVLVPEVRESILYPAIEQIVDRYRAAGGVNVVVQTTGDLLTPPIVDELLARGVWMISVSGLDDFHAGMTPARRGALEADLTRVFERVGMTRSGSRGGRHRWQDETGPVFSFFGATPDSWIGKIWPRGRAWANDLSEATLSDNFCNAWSGGLNFLNLGRAGSEVSIEPDGAVYPCCMKTRVPLGNLVEEPLMDILSSLIGHPVFEAITMGHPERMGLSQGWSVERFLEASRTQTPKGRPYQNLCIGCDRFHEEVLGPVLAALRDARLAHPRPGAESQ, encoded by the coding sequence ATGCGATCGGTGGAGTCCATCTACTATGTCCTTTCGTGGCTCTGCCACCGTCGGTGCCCGCATTGTTATGAGGAGCGATTCCGGCCGTACCACGGGGACGCGCTCGCGGAGGTCGTTGGCGGGGTGAAGGACCGCTTTTCGCGCATCATCGCGCATTTCCCCGACACGATGCGCTACGAGGACCCGGCGGCTGCGGCACCCGGTGAGCAGGTGCCGGTCCGGACCGGGCGGATCGTCCTCTCGGGAGGCGAGGTCCTGGTGCCCGAGGTGCGCGAGTCCATCCTGTACCCGGCCATTGAGCAGATTGTGGACCGGTATCGCGCCGCCGGGGGCGTGAACGTCGTCGTGCAGACCACGGGGGATTTGCTGACGCCTCCCATTGTGGACGAACTGCTGGCCCGCGGGGTGTGGATGATCTCCGTGTCAGGCCTGGATGATTTCCACGCGGGGATGACGCCTGCGCGGCGGGGGGCGCTGGAGGCGGATCTGACCCGGGTGTTCGAACGTGTGGGCATGACCCGCTCCGGTTCGCGTGGCGGCCGGCACCGGTGGCAGGACGAAACGGGGCCCGTGTTCAGTTTTTTTGGCGCCACCCCGGACAGCTGGATCGGGAAGATCTGGCCCCGGGGACGGGCCTGGGCGAACGACCTGTCGGAGGCGACGCTCTCGGACAATTTCTGCAACGCGTGGTCGGGAGGGTTGAATTTCCTGAACTTGGGGCGCGCCGGCTCGGAGGTCTCGATTGAGCCCGATGGCGCCGTGTACCCGTGCTGCATGAAGACCCGGGTGCCGCTGGGGAACCTCGTCGAGGAGCCCCTGATGGACATTCTGTCCAGCCTCATCGGACATCCGGTGTTTGAGGCCATTACCATGGGGCATCCGGAGCGCATGGGGCTCAGTCAGGGATGGTCGGTGGAGCGGTTCCTTGAGGCTTCACGCACCCAGACCCCCAAGGGTCGTCCGTACCAGAACCTGTGCATCGGCTGCGACCGCTTCCATGAGGAAGTCCTGGGGCCGGTGCTGGCCGCCCTGCGCGACGCGCGTCTCGCCCATCCGCGACCGGGGGCCGAGTCCCAATGA
- a CDS encoding ABC transporter substrate-binding protein, with product MIASRRFRALLALIAVVVESAAAPDWADILNEARGQTVYWNAWGGDARVNRHIAWAAAAAQQAFGIEVRHVKLADTADAVSRVLAEKSAGRTSGGSVDLLWVNGENFAAMKQHGLLYGPFVHLLPNHHWLDTNNLPLLSDFTVPADGLEAPWSVAQLVLLFDRDRLTTPPRTPDALLAWARAHPGRFAYPRPPDFLGTTFLKQLLLQLTTNHPALGSPATAAEFQRWTTPLWQYLDALHPHVWRQARAFPGGGPALVRLLADAEVDLTLAFSPEAAASGILSGQLPGTARTTGFEGGSIGNVSFLAIPFNSRSRSGALVLANFLLSPVAQARKQDPSEMGARTVLAVERLDPADRDLFERLPRHEASPSPGDLGPLLPEPHPYWMDRLEQEWERRYGGR from the coding sequence ATGATCGCGTCACGCCGGTTTCGGGCGCTGCTCGCCCTGATCGCTGTTGTTGTCGAGAGCGCTGCCGCCCCGGACTGGGCGGACATCCTCAACGAAGCCCGGGGTCAGACCGTCTACTGGAATGCCTGGGGTGGTGACGCGCGGGTCAACCGTCATATCGCCTGGGCGGCGGCGGCGGCGCAGCAAGCGTTTGGCATCGAAGTCCGGCATGTGAAACTGGCGGACACCGCCGATGCGGTGTCCCGCGTGCTCGCCGAAAAGTCGGCGGGCCGGACTTCGGGAGGGTCCGTGGACCTGCTGTGGGTCAATGGGGAAAATTTTGCGGCGATGAAGCAGCACGGGCTGTTGTACGGCCCGTTTGTCCACCTCCTGCCCAACCATCACTGGCTCGACACCAACAACCTGCCGTTGCTTTCGGATTTCACGGTGCCTGCGGATGGCCTGGAGGCCCCGTGGAGCGTTGCACAGCTGGTGCTGCTCTTCGACCGCGACCGGCTGACCACGCCGCCGCGCACGCCGGACGCGCTGCTGGCGTGGGCCCGTGCCCATCCCGGTCGGTTCGCCTACCCGCGACCGCCGGATTTTCTCGGGACGACCTTTCTCAAACAGTTGCTGCTTCAGTTGACCACGAACCACCCGGCACTGGGATCCCCGGCGACGGCCGCGGAATTCCAGCGGTGGACCACCCCCCTGTGGCAGTATCTGGATGCGTTGCATCCGCACGTGTGGCGTCAGGCCCGGGCGTTCCCGGGTGGAGGGCCGGCCCTGGTGCGACTGTTGGCGGACGCCGAGGTGGACCTGACCCTTGCCTTCAGCCCCGAGGCGGCGGCATCCGGGATTCTCAGCGGGCAACTCCCCGGCACGGCGCGGACCACGGGATTCGAGGGCGGATCCATCGGCAACGTGAGTTTCCTCGCAATTCCGTTCAACAGCCGCTCGCGATCCGGAGCCCTGGTGCTCGCGAACTTTCTCCTTTCCCCGGTCGCCCAGGCGCGGAAGCAGGATCCGTCGGAGATGGGAGCGCGCACGGTGCTGGCGGTGGAGCGGCTGGATCCGGCAGACCGGGACCTGTTCGAGCGGCTTCCCAGGCACGAGGCAAGTCCATCGCCCGGCGATCTCGGACCGCTCCTCCCGGAACCGCATCCCTATTGGATGGACCGGCTGGAGCAGGAATGGGAACGGCGCTACGGGGGCCGGTGA